CGGTTCACTTCCGTCTCGCGCATGAAGCCCATGCCGCCATGCACCTGTACGGCACCGTCCAGAATGCGCATCACGGCCCGGCCGGTGTAAAGCGCGTTCATGGCGGTGCGCAGATGCACCTGCCCCCGGCCGCCGCCACCGGTTTCAAGATCGTTGATTTCCTTCATCACCTGATAACTGACGGCCCGGAAGGTCTCGAGGTCGGTATACATATCCGCGATGATACCCTGAATGAGCTGGAAGCCGGCGATAGGCTTGCCGAACTGCCGGCGCTCCTTCGCATAGTCGATGGTGAGGTCCAGCGCGCGGGCGGCGATGCCGACGGACGACGAACACAGGAACGAGCGCTCGATATTCAGCCCGCTCATCACCACCGCCACACCGCGGTTTTCGCCGCCAACCAGATTGGCCGCTGGCACTACGCAGTCCTCGAACACCAGTTCGCCCGTCGGGCTGCCGCGCCAGCCCATCTTGTCGAGCTTCTGGGCGACCGAAAAACCGGGTGTGTCCTTCTCCACAATGAAGGCGGAAATACCATGCGGCCCAGCAGATGGGTCGGTTTTGGCATAAACAAGCAGGATATCGGCGACCGGCCCGTTGGTGATGAACATCTTGCGGCCATTCAGCACATAGGTGTCACCCACCTTTTTGGCCGTTGTCGCCATCGAGCCAAGCGCGTCCGACCCGGCACCTGGTTCGGTCAGGCCAAGGGCCCCGATAGCGCCTTCCACGAAGCGCGGCAGATATTTCGCCTTCTGCTCCTCGCTCGCGTTCCGGACGATATTGTTGATGCACAGATTCTCGCTCGCCCCCCAGCTTGCCGAGAAACAATGGTTCCAGTAGCTCATGGCCTCGGCAATCAGCGCCGACGACACGAAATCGAGCCCGGCACCACCGAACTTTTCGGGGATGGTGAGGCCGAGGAGTCCCACATCCTTCAGCGCCTTGTAGGCGTCGTCGGGGAACCAGTCTTCATCATCCATCCGGGCCAATAAGGGATGCAGCTGATCCTGCGCATAGCGGAACGTGGTGTCGTAAAGCTGCTGGTGATCGTCTGTGAAGCCGAAGGCCTTGAGGCCGGTGCGCATCATGATTTCAGCTCCATGCCATGGCCGAGAGCGCGGCGCGGGTTTCTTCGGGGCTCGTGATGCTGCGCCCCACCTTCCGCGCGACACCCGCCAGCGCCGCAATCATCTGGCCGTTCGAGGTCGCCTTGGTGCCATCGGGGAGATAGAAGCAATCCTCAAGCCCCGTGCGCAGGTTGCCGCCAAGTTCGGCCACGCGCTGGTGCACCGGCCATACATCCTGACGGCCAATGAGTGTTGCCTGCCACGGATAATCCCCGCCCTTGTATTTGACGAGAAGCGACAACAGGTCGGCGTCACACGGCATGCCGGAAGCCACCCCCATCACGAAATTATAGTCGGCGTGGCCGACCATCCCGTTTTCGCGGTAAAGCCCGACCGACCGCACGATGCCCACATCGAAACATTCGAACTCGGGCACGATATCGTTTGCCTTCATGGTGGCGAGCATTTCGGAAACCTTGTCGACCGGATTAAGAAAAACCATCGGCGGCCACGCCCAGCTGCCATCCCGCCGCGTTTTCAGATAGTTCAACGAGCCTGCGTTCAGGGCTGCCATCTCGGGCTTGCAATGCGCCAGATACTTCAGCACATCGCCCTGCTCGCGCCCTACCACGCCAGTGGTCATATTGATCACCACACCGGGGCAGGCGGCGCGGATCGCTTCGTTGATTTCATGCGCCAAGGCCCCGTCCCAGCTGGGGAGATGCCCTTTGCCCGGCGCCTGCTGCCGGTAATGGCAATGCATGATCGTCGCCCCCTCGTCGAAGGCGCGCTTCGCTTCCGCTGCCATCTGCTCGGGGGTTACCGGCACATGATGCTCCGTCGGGTCAGTCAGCACGCCGGTAAGGGCGCAGGTGAGGATCACCTTGTCGGCAGCGAGCATGTCAGTCTCCTTCAGATTCAATGCGGGCGAGAAGGGCGCGGCCCTTCACCTGGGTGCCGGGCACGGCGATCAGTTCGGCAATCGTGCCGTCCCTATCGGCCTTCACGCTGTGTTCCATCTTCATGGCTTCGATGGTGCAAACGAGGTCACCCGCCTTCACCCGGTCGCCGGCCTTCACGGCCACCGCCACCACCTGCCCGTCCATCGGGGCGGTGAGGCGACCGTTGCCGGCTTTCGATGTTTTCTCGGGCGGCGCCAGCGTCACGTCGCGCGCGACCACATGGCCGGCCGGCGTGTCGATCCAGATCGTATCGCCCGAAATTGCTGCACCCCTCAGGCCGCCGATCTCGAAATCATGCTGCGCCTCGGTGCCCGTCACCACGATACGCCAACCGCCATTGGCGCGCATGGAAGCAAGCGTGAAGGGATAGCGTTTGCTATCCATCTCCATAGTGCGCCGTTCGGGCACATGATGCAGCGTCCGCCAGCCGGCGAGCGAGCGCATCGGCACAGCCTCAAGCGCAGCATAAAGTCGTAGCGCTGCAGCATACGCGGCCTCTGCCTCGCCACAAACTTCTGGTTTATAGGGGTTTTCATCCAGCGTGCCTGTATGGTGTGTGGCACCTGTAAATGTGTCACTTGCCAGAATATCCAGAAGGTATGCCTTGTTGGTGGTGACCCCGGCGATGACCGAGGCCCGCAACATGGCGGCAAGTTTGCGGATGGCGTCAGCGCGCGTGACCCCGTGCGCGATAACCTTGGCGAGCATCGGATCATAGAAGGGGCTGACGCTGGCGCCGCCTTCAAACCCACTATCGACACGGCCGGAAAATGCTGCAAGATCGAACCGTTCAAGCTGGCCCGTCTGCGGCAGGAAACCGGCAGAGGGGTCTTCCGCATAAAGGCGCGCCTCAATAGCGTGACCGGTGAAGGTGATGTCCTCTTGCGACAGCCCCAGCGCCTCGCCCGCTGCCACACGGAGCTGCAGTGCCACGAGGTCAAGCCCGGTGACCGCTTCCGTCACCGGATGCTCCACCTGCAGGCGGGTGTTCATCTCAAGGAAGAAGATATCGCCTTTGGACCCCACCAGAAATTCAACCGTGCCAGCACCCCGGTAGCCCACAGCCTTCGCGAGATCGACCGCTGCCGTATGGAGCCGCGCGCGCGTCTCGGTGCTGATCGTGCTGCAGGGGGCTTCCTCAACCACCTTCTGGTGCCGCCGCTGGGCCGAGCAGTCCCGCTCCCCCAGATGGACGACATTCCCGTGGGCGTCACCGAACACCTGCACTTCCACATGGCGAGCCGGCGCAATGACACGCTCAAGAAGCACATCGACCGACCCGAAAGCAGCGCCAGCCTCCCGCCGGGCCGACGCAAGCGCCGCATCGAAGTCATCAAGGTGCGCGACCCGCCGCAAGCCCCTGCCGCCGCCCCCGGCAGTTGCCTTGATCATCAACGGGAAACTGATCCGCCCGGCTTCGGCCTTCAAACGCTCGTCCGAGCGGTCGTCGCCGTCATATCCCGGCACACAGGGCACACCGGCGGCGGCTGCAATCAACCGCGCCTCGCGCTTGTCGCCCATCTTTTCGATCACATCCGCCGTCGGCCCCACGAAGATGAGGCCCGCATCTTCCACCGCTTTGGCGAAGGCCGCGTTTTCAGACAGGAAGCCATAGCCCGGATGGATGGCGTCGGCGCCCGTGTCTACGGCGGCCTTCATGACCGCCTCGATATTCAGGTAGGATTGCGCTGCCGGTGCCGCACCGATGCAAACCGCGCGGTCCGCCACGCGGGCATGCAGCGCGCCCCGGTCTGCTTCCGAATATACAGCAACCGTTTCGATCCCCATGGCCCTGGCCGTGCGGATGATACGCACCGCGATCTCGCCCCGGTTGGCAATCATCAGGCGGCGGATCATGCGTCTTCCTCCGCCCAGCCTGGCTTACGTTTCTCGGCAAAGGCTTTCATGCCTTCTGCCCCCTCGGCGCTCATCGCTGCTTCGGTGAACAGAAGAGCAGCGCGGTCCAGCATCGCCGCATCCACCCTCACCGCCATCTGCGCGAGGAGCGCCTTGGTGACGAATGCTGCATCGGGCGCCGCACCGCGCAGCTGCACGAGCACCGTGGCGAGCCGCGCTTCCACGGCCTCCGTGCCTGTTTCCACATGATGGACCAGCCCCAGCCGTTCGGCCTCGGCGCCGTCGATCATCTCGCCGGTCAGTGCCAGCCGCCGGGTTTGGGTATGGCCGATACGGGCCACCACGAAGGGCGCGATCTGGGCCGGGATCAGGCCGCGGGTAACCTCCGGCATGCCGAACTTGCAGCCTGCTTCGGCAATCGCCACATCGGCCGCACACAGAAGGCCGAAGCCCCCACCGAGCGCCGCGCCTTCAGCCACCACAACGAGCGGTTTCGGGAAGCGTTCGGCGGCCTCCACCATTTCCCCGAAGCGGCGATTGGTCTTGATGACACCATCCTTGCCACCCGCCCCCATGCTCTTCAGGTCAGCCCCTGCCGAGAGGAAACCGCCCCGCCCTCGGATCACCACGACCCGCACCGCGGCATCATCGGCGGCAGCCTTCAGGCCAGCCATCAGGCCGTCAACCATCTCGGCGGTCAGGGCGTTGCGGGCTTCGGGCCGGGCGAGCCAGAGGGTAAGGACACCGCGTTCAAGGCCTTGTTCGATCATGGCGTCAAAGCCCCTTCGATTTGTCCATGCCCATGATTTTGGAGAGGATGCGCAGCATGGTTTCGTCCGACCCGCCCCCGATGGAGGACAGGCGGCTGTCGCGGTAGCTGCGCGCAATCGGGTTATCCCACATGAAGCCCATGCCGCCCCAATACTGGAGGCAGGCATCCGATACCTCGCGGGCCAGCCGCCCGGCTTTCAACTTGGCCATACTGGCAAGCCGGGTGACATCGACACCGTTGATATAGTCTTCCGTCGCCCGGTAGATGAGCGAACGGAGGGCTTCCACTTCGGTTGCAAGCTCGGCCAGACGGTACTGGACGACCTGATTGTCGAGCACCGTGCTGCCGAACATCTCGCGCTCGCGGGCATAATCGATGGTCAGCTGGATCGAGCGTTCCATGCCCTTGGGCCCCAGCATCGCGGCACAAAGCCGCTCTTCCTGGAACTGCATCATCTGCATGCGGAAGCCATCCCCTTCCCGGCCGATCAGGTACCGCGCTGGCACGCGCACCTCATCGAGGAAGATCTGGGCAGTATCGGACGAGCGCATGCCAAGCTTGTTGAGACGCGGTGAGAAGCTGACGCCCTTGGTTTTGGTTGGCACCACAATCAGCGACTTGTTCTTGTGCGCGGGCGCGTCACCGGTGTTGGCCAAGAGGCACAGGAAATCGGCCTGCGTGGAATTGGTGATCCACATCTTGGTGCCGTTGATCACATAATCGTCGCCGTCCCGAACAGCCTTCGTGCGGATGGCGGCC
The Gimibacter soli DNA segment above includes these coding regions:
- a CDS encoding acyl-CoA dehydrogenase family protein, with protein sequence MMRTGLKAFGFTDDHQQLYDTTFRYAQDQLHPLLARMDDEDWFPDDAYKALKDVGLLGLTIPEKFGGAGLDFVSSALIAEAMSYWNHCFSASWGASENLCINNIVRNASEEQKAKYLPRFVEGAIGALGLTEPGAGSDALGSMATTAKKVGDTYVLNGRKMFITNGPVADILLVYAKTDPSAGPHGISAFIVEKDTPGFSVAQKLDKMGWRGSPTGELVFEDCVVPAANLVGGENRGVAVVMSGLNIERSFLCSSSVGIAARALDLTIDYAKERRQFGKPIAGFQLIQGIIADMYTDLETFRAVSYQVMKEINDLETGGGGRGQVHLRTAMNALYTGRAVMRILDGAVQVHGGMGFMRETEVNRLYRSGKILEIGAGTNQVRQTIIAGELLK
- a CDS encoding 3-keto-5-aminohexanoate cleavage protein, with amino-acid sequence MLAADKVILTCALTGVLTDPTEHHVPVTPEQMAAEAKRAFDEGATIMHCHYRQQAPGKGHLPSWDGALAHEINEAIRAACPGVVINMTTGVVGREQGDVLKYLAHCKPEMAALNAGSLNYLKTRRDGSWAWPPMVFLNPVDKVSEMLATMKANDIVPEFECFDVGIVRSVGLYRENGMVGHADYNFVMGVASGMPCDADLLSLLVKYKGGDYPWQATLIGRQDVWPVHQRVAELGGNLRTGLEDCFYLPDGTKATSNGQMIAALAGVARKVGRSITSPEETRAALSAMAWS
- a CDS encoding acetyl/propionyl/methylcrotonyl-CoA carboxylase subunit alpha → MIRRLMIANRGEIAVRIIRTARAMGIETVAVYSEADRGALHARVADRAVCIGAAPAAQSYLNIEAVMKAAVDTGADAIHPGYGFLSENAAFAKAVEDAGLIFVGPTADVIEKMGDKREARLIAAAAGVPCVPGYDGDDRSDERLKAEAGRISFPLMIKATAGGGGRGLRRVAHLDDFDAALASARREAGAAFGSVDVLLERVIAPARHVEVQVFGDAHGNVVHLGERDCSAQRRHQKVVEEAPCSTISTETRARLHTAAVDLAKAVGYRGAGTVEFLVGSKGDIFFLEMNTRLQVEHPVTEAVTGLDLVALQLRVAAGEALGLSQEDITFTGHAIEARLYAEDPSAGFLPQTGQLERFDLAAFSGRVDSGFEGGASVSPFYDPMLAKVIAHGVTRADAIRKLAAMLRASVIAGVTTNKAYLLDILASDTFTGATHHTGTLDENPYKPEVCGEAEAAYAAALRLYAALEAVPMRSLAGWRTLHHVPERRTMEMDSKRYPFTLASMRANGGWRIVVTGTEAQHDFEIGGLRGAAISGDTIWIDTPAGHVVARDVTLAPPEKTSKAGNGRLTAPMDGQVVAVAVKAGDRVKAGDLVCTIEAMKMEHSVKADRDGTIAELIAVPGTQVKGRALLARIESEGD
- a CDS encoding enoyl-CoA hydratase-related protein — encoded protein: MIEQGLERGVLTLWLARPEARNALTAEMVDGLMAGLKAAADDAAVRVVVIRGRGGFLSAGADLKSMGAGGKDGVIKTNRRFGEMVEAAERFPKPLVVVAEGAALGGGFGLLCAADVAIAEAGCKFGMPEVTRGLIPAQIAPFVVARIGHTQTRRLALTGEMIDGAEAERLGLVHHVETGTEAVEARLATVLVQLRGAAPDAAFVTKALLAQMAVRVDAAMLDRAALLFTEAAMSAEGAEGMKAFAEKRKPGWAEEDA
- a CDS encoding acyl-CoA dehydrogenase family protein gives rise to the protein MLFTDQHNELRRTVARFVEEEVNPYVDDWEEAGIFPAHELFKKMGNLGLLGISKPEEYGGLGLDYSYEMVLAEELGGIRCGGVPMGISVQTNMATPALARFGSDELRAEFLAPAIAGDMVASIAVSEPHAGSDVAAIRTKAVRDGDDYVINGTKMWITNSTQADFLCLLANTGDAPAHKNKSLIVVPTKTKGVSFSPRLNKLGMRSSDTAQIFLDEVRVPARYLIGREGDGFRMQMMQFQEERLCAAMLGPKGMERSIQLTIDYAREREMFGSTVLDNQVVQYRLAELATEVEALRSLIYRATEDYINGVDVTRLASMAKLKAGRLAREVSDACLQYWGGMGFMWDNPIARSYRDSRLSSIGGGSDETMLRILSKIMGMDKSKGL